A section of the Mastomys coucha isolate ucsf_1 unplaced genomic scaffold, UCSF_Mcou_1 pScaffold15, whole genome shotgun sequence genome encodes:
- the B4galt5 gene encoding beta-1,4-galactosyltransferase 5 isoform X2 translates to MVQAQGILLRDNVRTIGAQVYEQVVRSAYAKRNSSLNDSDYHLDLNHSEAFPPATTFLPEDFTYFASSPCPERLPSMKGPIDINMSEISMDDIHELFSRDPAIKLGGHWKPADCVPRWKVAILIPFRNRHEHLPVLLRHLLPMLQRQRLQFAFYVIEQVGTQPFNRAMLFNVGFQEAMKDLDWDCLIFHDVDHIPESDRNYYGCGQMPRHFATKLDKYMYLLPYTEFFGGVSGLTVEQFRKINGFPNAFWGWGGEDDDLWNRVQNAGYSVSRPEGDTGKYKSIPHHHRGEVQFLGRYALLRKSKERQGLDGLNNLSYSANVTYDALYKNISVNLTPELAQVTEY, encoded by the exons ATGGTGCAGGCTCAGGGCATCCTGCTTCGGGACAATGTGAGGACCATCGGTGCCCAGGTGTATGAGCAGGTGGTCCGCAGCGCCTATGCCAAGAGGAACAGCAGCCTAAATGACTCAG aCTACCATCTGGACTTGAACCACAGTGAAGCCTTCCCCCCAGCCACGACGTTTCTCCCTGAAGACTTCACCTACTTTGCCAGCAGCCCCTGCCCAGAGAGACTCCCTTCCATGA AGGGCCCAATAGACATAAACATGAGTGAGATCAGCATGGATGATATTCATGAGCTTTTCTCCAGAGACCCGGCCATCAAGCTTGGAGGGCACTGGAAGCCTGCAGACTGTGTGCCTCGGTGGAAG GTGGCCATCCTCATCCCTTTCCGGAACCGCCACGAGCACCTCCCCGTCCTCCTGCGACACCTGCTCCCCATGCTTCAGCGCCAGCGCCTGCAGTTTGCCTTCTATGTGATCGAGCAA GTTGGCACCCAGCCCTTTAACCGAGCCATGCTTTTCAACGTTGGTTTTCAAGAAGCCATGAAGGACTTGGATTGGGACTGTCTGATCTTCCATGACGTTGATCACATACCAGAGAGTGACCGGAACTACTATGGCTGTGGACAGATGCCCAGGCACTTTGCAACCAAACTGGACAAATACATGTACCT GCTTCCCTACACAGAGTTTTTTGGTGGCGTGAGCGGCCTGACTGTAGAACAGTTTCGGAAAATCAATGGCTTTCCTAATGCCTTCTGGGGCTGGGGCGGAGAAGATGACGACCTGTGGAACAG GGTACAGAATGCAGGCTACTCTGTGAGCCGGCCAGAAGGGGACACAGGAAAGTACAAGTCCATCCCTCACCATCATCGGGGAGAAGTCCAGTTCCTCGGCAG GTACGCTCTGCTGAGGAAGTCAAAGGAGCGACAAGGGCTGGACGGTCTCAACAACCTGAGCTACTCTGCTAATGTCACCTATGACGCCTTGTACAAAAACATAAGTGTCAACCTGACACCCGAGCTGGCTCAGGTGACTGAGTACTGA
- the B4galt5 gene encoding beta-1,4-galactosyltransferase 5 isoform X1 yields the protein MRARRGLLRLPRRSLLAALFFFSLSSSLLYFVYVAPGIVNTYLFMVQAQGILLRDNVRTIGAQVYEQVVRSAYAKRNSSLNDSDYHLDLNHSEAFPPATTFLPEDFTYFASSPCPERLPSMKGPIDINMSEISMDDIHELFSRDPAIKLGGHWKPADCVPRWKVAILIPFRNRHEHLPVLLRHLLPMLQRQRLQFAFYVIEQVGTQPFNRAMLFNVGFQEAMKDLDWDCLIFHDVDHIPESDRNYYGCGQMPRHFATKLDKYMYLLPYTEFFGGVSGLTVEQFRKINGFPNAFWGWGGEDDDLWNRVQNAGYSVSRPEGDTGKYKSIPHHHRGEVQFLGRYALLRKSKERQGLDGLNNLSYSANVTYDALYKNISVNLTPELAQVTEY from the exons TGAACACCTACCTCTTCATGGTGCAGGCTCAGGGCATCCTGCTTCGGGACAATGTGAGGACCATCGGTGCCCAGGTGTATGAGCAGGTGGTCCGCAGCGCCTATGCCAAGAGGAACAGCAGCCTAAATGACTCAG aCTACCATCTGGACTTGAACCACAGTGAAGCCTTCCCCCCAGCCACGACGTTTCTCCCTGAAGACTTCACCTACTTTGCCAGCAGCCCCTGCCCAGAGAGACTCCCTTCCATGA AGGGCCCAATAGACATAAACATGAGTGAGATCAGCATGGATGATATTCATGAGCTTTTCTCCAGAGACCCGGCCATCAAGCTTGGAGGGCACTGGAAGCCTGCAGACTGTGTGCCTCGGTGGAAG GTGGCCATCCTCATCCCTTTCCGGAACCGCCACGAGCACCTCCCCGTCCTCCTGCGACACCTGCTCCCCATGCTTCAGCGCCAGCGCCTGCAGTTTGCCTTCTATGTGATCGAGCAA GTTGGCACCCAGCCCTTTAACCGAGCCATGCTTTTCAACGTTGGTTTTCAAGAAGCCATGAAGGACTTGGATTGGGACTGTCTGATCTTCCATGACGTTGATCACATACCAGAGAGTGACCGGAACTACTATGGCTGTGGACAGATGCCCAGGCACTTTGCAACCAAACTGGACAAATACATGTACCT GCTTCCCTACACAGAGTTTTTTGGTGGCGTGAGCGGCCTGACTGTAGAACAGTTTCGGAAAATCAATGGCTTTCCTAATGCCTTCTGGGGCTGGGGCGGAGAAGATGACGACCTGTGGAACAG GGTACAGAATGCAGGCTACTCTGTGAGCCGGCCAGAAGGGGACACAGGAAAGTACAAGTCCATCCCTCACCATCATCGGGGAGAAGTCCAGTTCCTCGGCAG GTACGCTCTGCTGAGGAAGTCAAAGGAGCGACAAGGGCTGGACGGTCTCAACAACCTGAGCTACTCTGCTAATGTCACCTATGACGCCTTGTACAAAAACATAAGTGTCAACCTGACACCCGAGCTGGCTCAGGTGACTGAGTACTGA